From a region of the Salminus brasiliensis chromosome 4, fSalBra1.hap2, whole genome shotgun sequence genome:
- the alms1 gene encoding uncharacterized protein alms1 isoform X2, with product MEPLHQEEEDGASVNTGMESWHQLPVEEDPSQFLGQTSALHETSGQHGVALNPDEHISIFGDSRMHRVAHRSESFQLEFQDSHLSPALTLIPQTKTLVLSDSTLLHQTDSEFVPLRGFPDMSIASERYHHLSHLDVESNFPNTLHEQASLSQHPLGVTAAISEGGSSCCSLSQHSLSPGSHFHATQIGEEEEEEQESRLKNNNKRQMEGEEQTNADLDTGEATACAVSGGAPICLLVGPLEKDVHVASSYASAVSSASVTALNQTSAVLTQPHSTQNQSKHTELGHYQAPDYTSEDGPKPRPFGSREQPQGGSSSSLSQRQTTGKNVVSLSSNISMTSNITVRSSSMQPDCNTDPSHRLLLSFSQSSVTVSEKKNQSGTKNAADASCVTPASAVGVYVPGLQRVLWASGSQMAADGSFLTSQPVSQSTPAVLFSRAAPAMTKLSPIYSHQNTIDTMALSTQTSSSKVGQMPPLHLSTTDPQTTANTLHVSSSYLVDAHKETPVLPLHHEVPDAHDTPSAGLHVAAFTAEETSSHPPNLYVRSCLSEKEFKDQDSTLSAGRVRSLPTLSYLQKVDAWKVNQSSSGSFYDNLTMQGVDHVSVKKKVQNSVSDIKSPRGENETSESDTNTSAQAPRPAVVASSQSKSGSPRRGDGLRAGGVEAPPSASPLAHSHSHSSLSTVVTSIQQDRPQHNLQLPLASSDGISPYLHESLLLPGGVPEQNPTGQPDTTDPVNPSALHSLGQFSDVSSYRNIENALSSSQGSFHGEQSLLASVGAASSVVSLEVDNYAPYWTSRPGSPPPSFEFNIEDRIPLYLRNLGIDQSPSTILNPFTPRGPIREPEFSPTDLCTIKGSVGTPTKSTQLSEGGSPQKETFSSSSLLSANSSTSLPLRLAIQKPDRPASPGSVRMVHCQASEAAPDPHTSSHPYSASQESGAPQREGSYGLPAPLSPDSGALLEAKQADSSLVGSGTLQEIRRLLGQAENLVSGHSSLASSPGSHCYSESNASFLSFRRNAQSYRDDSSLSLGGKTSLVLARSSSDSALKESTSSSCGPLQLSTHSDHMISEGTTSFKGRDENLKSRDLSVAPRRTEPEGCSAADPDKVGPVSLPVMQGNVPSATDDHQQSQESAENTGVSSPENSQIHSPAEAELGVLSDSSSESSLAARVAKLLQSESPVSVVTSRPSTTDPEESRAREWIMMKVSGRQCESLELNVEDRKRIEEIKRELLLHTIQPKWSSDSEGSAQSSVGAASDPTGGFAAVRNAEDRLSEQLQRATRNPLDSVAQLHTPLSQTLEARVRQIALREGLNFPAPLTSVTISSTHCTPSPHQETHFLTAQDDPTRAAPRPEQRSGLAYSLQKYTDDESSQTLASNRGTEIEEKVAMRTDNERKGEKTDLLVVEDVDRNNVTSKKDVAPSMRSPSQKSHMSHIHLTFSPKPHQGVNQTLHSPADDAHGASDLQTRISKHHSVSSSSEEQHTSAISKTSASEDGHTGCGQHTGMVSGYSQISSRYPQVFTPPQRCLESARPSSFHTAAVPTLLPYKPHGSTELFYMPQTDPEPSPVRSDTTLESSHPGSDDAVPPRFTTEVLGSRELEDSSVTPKHKEGIYSKRATMSRGLHGSKVTAGTQSDNAGSHYQLPASRTSDGSDVDQGAIRHSEQAEQDEEEFVPLHMEADYSTYDFLNESHTVQKRSLVPETLVLPVKPIREEEREKGMKTQELGLEITTSLDQLWQRFSRRWSLQEAQPTNEGEMSLLERLERLSRLLNSTTPPHTPAKQACSREERDKSRAREHELKRVKGKETSRRGKEKGKSEFGVAPKTAWVESTVQASQTLEEEEQENAHRYPAERDESASVSVETSSNQSTIDTQRLIRAFGPNRLNSGTVEVTGGHTQKTSGSLLKLYNTINKQRRGQDTGISEHRITSASTEVISADESTASGDSLSSPSSYTLPSQRGTARALSSKKRKVKVVSRGIQAGDLEIVVNGTRRHTRDVGTIFPSPCNARETRAPPQTSVNANIYTLAASRIGSARSQTVLRREGLHKSNQTCYPNGVSWFVSADELKQDARKENEPQSEAVQAVSHAWFEPYSRTLPWREPLREPLKERHIQLAREKSFEPKASLENDSRKPSALVRLSLQEALELHHPGFVSRSRERMKRLCLLAEERRMQAVFTREREELFNRPLPLQQPIAAPPPLPAKRVIPVKEMVQRSKRIYAQLPEVQKRKQEEKRKAEYHTYRLNAQLFNKKVTNHVLGRRVPWQ from the exons ATGGAGCCGCTGcaccaagaagaagaagacgggGCCAGCGTGAACACT GGAATGGAGTCATGGCACCAGCTCCCTGTAGAAGAGGATCCCAGTCAGTTTCTAGGACAGACATCTGCTTTGCATGAAACTAGCGGTCAGCATGGGGTTGCACTCAACCCTGATGAACACATTTCCATCTTCGGAGATTCGAGAATGCACAGAGTGGCTCATAGATCTGAGTCTTTTCAACTAG AGTTTCAGGACAGCCATTTGTCACCGGCCCTGACACTGATTCCACAGACGAAGACCCTCGTCCTTTCTGATTCCACTCTCCTTCATCAGACAGATTCAGAATTTGTCCCCTTGAG ggggtTTCCTGATATGTCCATTGCATCTGAAAGGTACCATCATTTGTCACATTTGGATGTGGAGTCCAACTTCCCAAATACTTTACATGAACAGGCTTCACTGTCGCAGCATCCATTGGGTGTCACTGCTGCCATTTCAGAAGGAGGCAGTAGCTGCTGCTCACTTTCACAGCACAGTCTGTCACCCGGTAGCCATTTCCACGCAACACAGATtggtgaagaggaggaggaggaacaaGAGAGCAGACTAAAGAACAACAATAAGAGACAGATGGAGGGAGAGGAACAGACTAATGCTGATTTGGATACAGGAGAGGCCACTGCATGTGCTGTAAGTGGTGGTGCTCCTATTTGTTTGTTGGTGGGACCCCTAGAAAAGGATGTTCATGTAGCCAGTTCATATGCCAGTGCAGTCTCCTCTGCCTCTGTGACTGCTCTCAATCAAACTTCAGCTGTCCTAACCCAACCACACTCCACTCAGAACCAGTCTAAACACACTGAACTTGGCCATTACCAGGCTCCAGACTACACCTCTGAAGACGGACCAAAGCCCAGACCATTTGGGAGTAGGGAGCAGCCACAAGGTGGCTCCTCTTCATCACTATCTCAGAGACAGACCACAGGAAAAAATGTTGTGTCGCTTTCCTCTAACATATCTATGACCTCAAATATTACGGTTCGCTCCTCAAGCATGCAGCCAGACTGCAACACTGACCCATCTCACAGACTGCTCCTGTCTTTCAGCCAAAGTAGTGTCACAGTCTCCGAAAAAAAGAACCAAAGTGGGACCAAAAATGCTGCAGATGCATCATGTGTCACCCCCGCCAGTGCAGTAGGTGTCTATGTGCCTGGGCTACAGAGAGTGCTCTGGGCCTCAGGCAGTCAGATGGCAGCAGATGGTTCCTTTCTGACTTCTCAGCCGGTGTCTCAGTCCACACCTGCTGTTCTGTTTAGTAGAGCAGCACCAGCCATGACCAAACTCTCTCCTATATACTCCCATCAGAACACCATTGATACTATGGCCTTATCGACCCAGACCAGTAGCTCCAAAGTGGGCCAGATGCCACCTCTACACCTGAGCACCACAGATCCCCAGACTACTGCTAATACTCTACATGTATCCTCTTCATACTTGGTGGATGCTCACAAAGAAACACCTGTCCTTCCTCTTCATCATGAGGTTCCGGATGCTCATGATACTCCTTCTGCTGGACTACATGTAGCTGCTTTTACCGCTGAAGAGACATCTTCTCATCCACCAAACTTATATGTTCGTTCTTGTTTATCTGAAAAAGAGTTCAAGGATCAGGATTCTACTCTGTCTGCAGGAAGAGTGCGTTCTCTACCCACCCTTAGCTACTTGCAGAAAGTGGATGCTTGGAAAGTCAATCAGAGTTCCAGCGGGTCATTTTATGACAACCTGACTATGCAGGGGGTTGACCATGTATCTGTTAAGAAAAAAGTCCAGaactctgtgtctgacataaaaAGCCCACGCGGTGAGAATGAGACATCAGAATCTGACACCAACACCAGTGCCCAGGCCCCTCGGCCAGCTGTGGTTGCCTCCTCTCAGTCAAAGAGTGGCTCACCAAGACGTGGGGATGGGCTAAGGGCTGGAGGAGTTGAAGCACCTCCTTCAGCATCACCGCTTGCACACTCCCACTCCCACTCCTCTCTAAGCACAGTAGTAACGTCCATTCAGCAGGATAGGCCTCAGCACAACCTGCAGCTTCCACTTGCAAGCTCTGATGGCATCTCTCCATACCTACATGAATCACTATTGCTTCCAGGAGGAGTGCCTGAACAGAACCCAACAGGTCAGCCTGACACAACAGACCCTGTAAATCCCTCTGCATTGCATAGTCTGGGCCAGTTCAGTGATGTGTCCTCATACCGGAACATAGAAAATGCCCTTTCCAGCTCCCAGGGTAGTTTTCATGGTGAGCAAAGTTTGCTGGCATCAGTGGGTGCAGCATCATCTGTAGTGAGTCTGGAAGTGGACAACTATGCACCTTATTGGACttccagacctggctctcctcCACCCTCTTTTGAGTTTAACATTGAAGATAGGATCCCT CTTTACCTCCGTAACCTAGGGATTGATCAGTCACCTTCGACAATCCTAAATCCATTTACACCTCGGGGACCCATCAGAGAGCCAGAGTTTTCTCCTACTGATCTGTGTACCATCAAAGGCTCTGTAGGAACTCCAACTAAAAGCACACAGCTGTCTGAAG GGGGTAGTCCTCAGAAAGAGACTTTTTCAAGCTCCAGTTTGCTCTCTGCAAATTCCAGCACCTCCTTACCTCTCCGGCTTGCCATTCAGAAACCAGACAGACCAGCTAGTCCAGGGAGTGTCCGGATGGTGCATTGCCAAGCAAGTGAGGCTGCTCCTGATCCTCATACTTCATCACACCCATACTCTGCTTCTCAGGAATCTGGTGCTCCCCAACGGGAAGGTAGTTATGGCCTGCCAGCCCCGCTTAGCCCAGATTCTGGGGCCTTGCTGGAAGCTAAACAGGCGGACTCCTCTTTGGTGGGCTCTGGCACCTTGCAGGAGATCAGGCGCCTGCTGGGTCAGGCAGAGAACCTGGTGTCTGGCCACTCCTCACTGGCCTCCTCCCCTGGTTCACACTGTTATTCAGAGAGCAATGCCTCCTTCCTGTCTTTTAGACGAAACGCACAGTCATACAGAGACGACTCTTCTCTGTCACTTGGTGGAAAGACCTCTCTGGTCCTGGCTCGTTCTTCCTCAGACTCTGCCCTGAAAGAGAGTACCTCATCCTCATGCGGGCCTCTGCAGCTTTCCACTCATAGTGATCACATGATCTCAGAAGGTACCACTTCTTTTAAAGGCAGAGATGAGAATCTCAAATCACGTGACCTTAGCGTGGCACCAAGGAGGACGGAACCTGAGGGCTGCAGTGCAGCAGACCCAGACAAGGTGGGTCCTGTAAGCCTGCCAGTCATGCAGGGAAATGTTCCCTCAGCAACAGATGACCACCAGCAAAGCCAGGAGAGTGCTGAGAACACTGGGGTCAGCTCACCTGAGAACAGCCAAATCCACAGCCCAGCAGAGGCAGAGTTAGGTGTTTTAAGTGACAGCAGCAGTGAAAGTTCTCTTGCTGCCAGGGTTGCTAAGCTCCTGCAGAGTGAGTCGCCAGTCTCCGTGGTTACCAGCCGTCCAAGTACTACTGACCCGGAAGAGAGTCGAGCTAGAG agtGGATCATGATGAAGGTGTCTGGCCGTCAGTGTGAAAGCTTGGAGCTCAATGTAGAAGACAGAAAGAGGATTGAGGAGATCAAAAGAGAACTGTTGCTCCACACCATACAGCCCAAG TGGAGCTCAGATTCTGAAGGTAGTGCCCAGTCCAGTGTTGGTGCTGCCTCTGATCCTACAGGAGGCTTTGCAGCTGTGCGCAATGCAGAAGACCGTCTTTCCGAGCAGCTGCAGAGGGCCACTCGGAATCCGCTGGACTCCGTGGCCCAACTGCACACACCTCTCAGTCAGACTCTGGAGGCCAGAGTTCGTCAGATCGCCCTCCGAGAGGGGCTTAATTTCCCTGCACCACTCACCTCTGTTACCATATCATCCACTCATTGCACACCTTCACCACACCAGGAAACCCATTTCCTGACTGCTCAGGATGACCCCACTCGCGCTGCACCACGCCCTGAGCAGCGCAGTGGTCTTGCATACTCATTACAGAAATATACTGATGATGAGAGTAGCCAGACTCTTGCATCTAACAGAGGAACAGAAATAGAAGAGAAGGTGGCAATGAGAACAGACAATGAGCGAAAAGGAGAAAAAACTGATCTATTAGTGGTTGAAGATGTGGATCGCAACAACGTCACAAGCAAGAAAGACGTTGCACCAAGTATGAGATCACCTTCTCAGAAATCTCACATGTCCCACATACACCTTACCTTTTCACCTAAACCACATCAGGGTGTGAACCAAACACTCCACTCTCCTGCAGATGATGCTCACGGTGCCTCAGACCTACAGACGCGCATAAGCAAACATCACTCAGTCTCTAGCTCCAGTGAAGAACAGCACACCTCAGCGATAAGTAAGACCAGCGCAAGCGAGGATGGACACACAGGCTGTGGCCAGCACACAGGAATGGTTAGTGGCTACTCTCAGATTAGCTCTAGATATCCACAAGTCTTCACTCCACCCCAAAGATGTCTTGAGTCAGCTAGACCTTCTTCTTTCCACACAGCTG CTGTTCCAACGCTGTTGCCATATAAACCTCATGGCAGCACAGAGCTCTTCTACATGCCACAGACTGATCCTGAACCCTCTCCTGTTCGCTCTGATACCACCTTGGAGAGCTCCCACCCAG GGTCTGATGACGCTGTGCCTCCTCGCTTTACTACTGAGGTTCTGGGCTCCAGAGAGCTTGAGGACAGCAGCGTTACACCAAAACATAAGGAGGGTATTTACAGCAAGAGGGCCACAATGAGCAGAG GTCTCCATGGTTCCAAGGTTACAGCTGGGACCCAAAGCGACAATGCTGGTTCTCACTATCAGCTTCCAGCTTCCAGGACTTCAGATGGTTCTGACGTGGATCAGGGGGCAATACGTCATTCTGAACAGGCTGAACAGGATGAGGAAGAATTTGTCCCCCTGCATATGGAGGCTGACTACAGCACATATGACTTTCTTAATGAAAGCCATACTGTTCAAAAGCGTAGCTTGGTACCAGAAACACTCGTTTTGCCTGTAAAGCCCATtagggaagaggagagggagaagggcATGAAAACTCAAGAGCTTGGCCTAGAGATTACTACCTCTCTGGACCAACTGTGGCAGCGTTTCAGCAGGAGGTGGAGTCTGCAGGAGGCTCAGCCCACTAACGAGGGAGAGATGTCACTGCTGGAGAGATTGGAGCGCCTGTCCCGCCTCCTGAacagcaccacaccaccacacacGCCTGCCAAACAGGCTTGTAGCCGAGAGGAGAGGGACAAGAGTAGGGCAAGAGAACATGAGCTGAAGAGGGTCAAGGGGAAAGAGACGAgcaggagaggaaaggagaaagGCAAAAGTGAATTTGGAGTAGCTCCAAAAACAGCATGGGTGGAGAGCACTGttcaagccagtcagacattAGAGGAGGAAGAGCAAGAGAATGCTCATCGCtatcctgcagagagagacgAGTCTGCCAGTGTCTCAGTGGAGACTAGCAGCAACCAATCCACCATCGACACACAGCGCTTGATCAGAGCTTTTGGACCAAACAGACTTAACAGTGGGACAGTAGAGGTCACTGGAGGACACACACAAAAGACCAGTGGCAGCCTGTTAAAGCTTTACAACACCATCAACAAGCAGAGAAGAGGGCAGGACACTGGCATCTCTGAGCATCGCATTACGTCTGCTTCCACAGAGGTAATCAGCGCAGATGAATCCACG GCCTCAGGCGACTCGCTATCTTCGCCAAGTTCTTACACACTTCCCTCTCAGAGAGGTACTGCTCGTGCCCTCAGTAGCAAGAAACGCAAGGTCAAGGTAGTGAGCAGAGGCATACAAGCAG GTGATCTGGAGATTGTAGTAAATGGCACCCGAAGACATACACGGGATGTTGGCACGATCTTCCCTTCTCCTTGCAATGCCAGAGAGACCAGGGCTCCTCCACAAACCAGTGTCAATGCCAATATTTACACACTTGCAGCTTCCAGGATTGGCTCTGCTCGGTCCCAAACAGTGCTGAGAAGAGAAGGCCTCCACAAGAGCAACCAAACCTGCTACCCAAATG GTGTATCATGGTTTGTATCTGCTGATGAGCTGAAGCAGGATGCACGGAAGGAAAATGAACCCCAGTCTGAGGCAGTACAGGCTGTAAGTCATGCCTGGTTTGAACCATACAGCAGGACTCTGCCCTGGAGAGAACCACTAAGGGAACCGCTCAAAGAACGGCACATTCAGCTGGCACGAGAGAAGTCATTTGAGCCAAAAGCCTCTTTAGAGAATGACAGCAGAAAACCCTCTGCCCTAGTCCGTCTCTCTCTTCAG GAGGCTCTGGAGTTGCATCATCCAGGATTTGTGTCACGTTCCAGAGAGCGGATGAAGAGGCTGTGTCTGCTGGCGGAGGAGAGAAGGATGCAGGCTGTCTTTAccagggagagagaagagctctTCAACCGGCCTTTACCCCTACAGCAGCCAATAGCAG CTCCACCTCCTTTGCCCGCTAAGCGAGTCATTCCAGTGAAAGAGATGGTCCAAAGATCCAAGCG GATTTACGCTCAACTCCCAGAGGTTCAAAAGAGGAAACAGGAAGAGAAGAGGAAAGCAGAGTATCACACATACCGCCTTAATGCTCAGCTCTTTAACAAG AAAGTCACCAACCATGTTTTGGGAAGAAGAGTACCATGGCAGTAA